A genome region from Akkermansiaceae bacterium includes the following:
- a CDS encoding fumarylacetoacetate hydrolase family protein, which produces MRLIRFGDEGREEPGVLLDDGRKIDASGEFFDYDEGFFAMDGLESLAEWVSQGCPGGFEIDPEARIGPPVARPSKIVCVGQNYLEHAREMGAGIPIEPVLFMKASSAWSGPQDDVLIPKGALKMDYEVELAVIIGKTASSVSEQDALSHVAGYSVFCDYSERAFQKEHGGQWTKGKSADTFAPMGPCLVTADEVADPQGLRLWTKVNGEIRQNSWTRDMIFGVRDVVSYISRFMTLLPGDVIATGTPGGVAMGMNPPRYLQAGDFVECGIEGLGELTQRVVATR; this is translated from the coding sequence ATGAGGCTGATACGTTTTGGTGACGAGGGGCGTGAGGAACCCGGCGTGCTGCTGGATGACGGCAGGAAGATTGATGCCAGCGGCGAGTTCTTCGACTACGACGAGGGTTTTTTCGCAATGGATGGCTTGGAAAGCCTGGCGGAATGGGTCTCCCAGGGCTGCCCGGGTGGGTTTGAGATCGATCCGGAGGCACGCATTGGCCCGCCGGTGGCGCGGCCTTCCAAGATCGTCTGCGTAGGGCAGAATTATCTGGAGCACGCCCGGGAAATGGGCGCCGGGATCCCGATCGAGCCGGTGCTTTTCATGAAAGCCAGCTCTGCATGGAGCGGCCCACAGGACGATGTGCTGATCCCCAAGGGGGCGCTGAAAATGGATTACGAGGTGGAGCTGGCGGTCATCATCGGGAAGACGGCGAGCTCCGTTTCCGAGCAGGATGCCCTGTCCCATGTGGCCGGCTATTCGGTTTTCTGCGACTACTCGGAGCGGGCTTTCCAGAAAGAACACGGAGGCCAGTGGACGAAGGGGAAAAGCGCGGACACCTTCGCGCCGATGGGGCCGTGCCTTGTCACGGCGGATGAGGTGGCGGATCCGCAGGGGCTGCGGCTGTGGACGAAGGTGAATGGCGAGATCCGCCAGAACAGCTGGACGCGGGACATGATTTTCGGGGTGCGCGATGTGGTCAGCTACATCAGCCGTTTCATGACGCTGCTGCCGGGCGATGTCATCGCCACCGGTACGCCCGGCGGAGTGGCCATGGGCATGAATCCACCGCGCTACCTCCAGGCCGGGGATTTCGTGGAATGTGGCATCGAGGGGCTGGGAGAGTTGACACAGAGGGTCGTTGCAACGAGATAG
- the cyoE gene encoding protoheme IX farnesyltransferase: MHHPTPVPDTEEETIVTPTLSQDLSVLMKVRLNFFVLVTAFFGYLLARKGMPMEWWVLFHTIIGTAAAAFGSAAFNQLMEIDLDLMMKRTADRPLPSRRMSPVTAFAVGWVLSAIGIIHLAVMVNPMAAYLTAATIAVYVFVYTPMKRMSSMNTLVGAIPGAIPPMIGWVGGGGEFLDPEAWFLFGILFFWQLPHFVAINWLCRLEYEEAGYKMWSNGDVSGKRSGLLCAMFSLVLAAFSLLPGIWGFTNLLWLIGGPIFGLAIMALALRFIADGERKSCRQLFFSTLIYLPAALTVLLIAWKR, encoded by the coding sequence ATGCATCATCCTACCCCTGTGCCGGATACCGAGGAAGAAACCATCGTGACACCGACCCTGAGCCAGGATTTGTCCGTCCTGATGAAGGTGCGGCTGAATTTCTTCGTCCTGGTCACGGCGTTTTTCGGTTACCTGCTGGCGCGCAAGGGGATGCCGATGGAGTGGTGGGTTCTCTTCCACACGATCATCGGCACGGCGGCGGCGGCCTTCGGATCGGCGGCGTTCAACCAGCTCATGGAAATCGATCTCGACCTGATGATGAAACGCACGGCGGATCGCCCGCTGCCATCGCGCAGGATGAGCCCGGTGACGGCGTTCGCGGTCGGCTGGGTGCTTTCGGCGATCGGGATCATCCACTTGGCGGTGATGGTGAACCCGATGGCGGCCTATCTCACGGCGGCGACGATCGCTGTCTATGTTTTCGTCTACACCCCAATGAAGCGCATGAGCTCCATGAACACCCTCGTCGGTGCGATCCCCGGCGCGATCCCGCCGATGATCGGCTGGGTCGGCGGTGGCGGGGAGTTCCTCGATCCGGAGGCATGGTTCCTCTTCGGGATCCTGTTTTTCTGGCAGCTCCCGCACTTCGTCGCGATCAACTGGCTCTGCCGCCTCGAATACGAAGAGGCGGGTTACAAGATGTGGTCCAACGGGGATGTCAGCGGGAAAAGGAGCGGGCTGCTCTGCGCGATGTTCTCCCTCGTGCTCGCCGCGTTTTCCCTTCTCCCCGGCATCTGGGGCTTCACCAACCTGCTCTGGCTCATCGGCGGCCCCATCTTCGGGCTTGCCATCATGGCCCTCGCCCTGCGTTTCATCGCGGACGGTGAAAGGAAATCCTGCCGCCAGCTGTTTTTCTCCACACTCATCTATCTTCCCGCCGCGCTGACCGTCCTGCTCATCGCGTGGAAACGCTGA
- a CDS encoding membrane integrity-associated transporter subunit PqiC: protein MKPQLLSTLLAAAVLAGCSNPTPTFYKLSAEGPLPSGGGTGIGVGPVSLAEYVDRQNIVIQSGPNKIELAGNHLWAGDLDNSVARVVAINLGRRLNSGNIRTYPWQRDSEIDWQVAIDIREFIAGDDGHAHIEASWRVYSLPGSRLVKSRTFIAKDPIESEDFEAVVAAQSRLLGKLSEDIAAGIRGR from the coding sequence ATGAAACCCCAGCTCCTATCCACCCTTCTCGCTGCGGCCGTCCTCGCCGGATGCAGCAATCCCACGCCCACCTTCTACAAGCTCAGCGCCGAGGGGCCGCTGCCTTCCGGCGGCGGCACGGGCATCGGCGTAGGCCCCGTTTCCCTCGCGGAGTACGTGGACAGGCAGAACATTGTCATCCAGAGCGGCCCGAACAAGATCGAGCTTGCCGGAAACCACCTCTGGGCCGGGGATCTGGACAATTCCGTGGCGCGCGTCGTCGCCATCAATCTCGGCAGGCGGCTCAACAGCGGCAATATCCGCACCTATCCGTGGCAGCGCGACAGCGAGATCGACTGGCAGGTCGCCATCGACATCCGCGAATTCATCGCCGGCGATGACGGGCATGCCCACATCGAGGCGAGCTGGCGCGTCTACTCACTGCCCGGCTCCAGGCTGGTCAAGTCCCGGACATTCATCGCCAAGGATCCCATCGAATCGGAGGATTTCGAGGCGGTTGTCGCCGCACAATCCAGGTTGCTGGGGAAACTTTCCGAAGACATCGCCGCAGGCATACGGGGGAGATGA
- a CDS encoding HIT family protein, producing the protein MNTDFTLNGRLAAGGYEIARKHGCRILLKDEANFPWFIIVPEVSEGVEDLHQLDVDTFAQVMQAVREVSLFASSRFNPEKLNVACIGNIVRQMHIHVVARFTHDPAWPGVVWACEVKGKYPQAEAEAIVAAAQAFLEVG; encoded by the coding sequence ATGAACACCGATTTCACGCTCAACGGCAGGCTGGCGGCGGGAGGGTATGAAATTGCCCGCAAACACGGCTGCCGCATCCTCCTCAAGGACGAGGCGAATTTCCCTTGGTTCATCATCGTCCCGGAAGTGTCGGAGGGGGTGGAGGATCTGCACCAGCTCGATGTGGATACCTTCGCGCAGGTCATGCAGGCGGTTCGCGAGGTCTCGCTTTTTGCCAGCTCACGTTTCAATCCGGAGAAACTCAATGTCGCCTGCATCGGCAACATCGTCCGGCAGATGCACATCCATGTTGTCGCCCGATTCACCCATGATCCCGCATGGCCCGGTGTGGTCTGGGCCTGTGAGGTGAAGGGGAAATATCCGCAGGCCGAGGCGGAGGCCATCGTCGCGGCTGCGCAGGCTTTCCTGGAAGTGGGGTGA
- the pqiB gene encoding intermembrane transport protein PqiB — MIEEEPKAAAPQLRAAQRWNVVWVVPILAVLIGGWMLYRSISSKGPEVRIRFETADGIVAGKTELRCRSVNVGKVTRVELAEDLNSVLVYCTLDAGNEKLLRKGSRFWVVRPRVSAADISGLGTLLTGVYIELEPGSGALGPRKWKGRETPPATNRSVPGRRITLVSEHAGSLSVGSSVYYRGYDVGRVESRKLDPDGRRILYEIFIREQYQGLVRTNTKFWNTSGISVAAGVDGFKVRTPSIQAMVAGGVSFAIQEGVDPGALAEDGMIFDLHEDEDAANSSTFEPTLRLLLLFDQSVRGLSQSAPVEYRGIVIGRVTNISFDFVPDRDNQKVPVLVEIDPKVLRPVGSETPEEDELPILGDAIENGLRATLKTGSLLTGAMYVDFDYYPDSPRQELTYKGDYPLVPTIPSGFAQLEVKLASILDKIDKLPIEDAMANINRAADEAATTAADARGALREIEQAAAAAKATMEDPDFKSLPADVRQTLAKLDAALASVGPDGNIQGDLLRTLDELRSAIRSMESMTDVIKDKPNSLLFGKEDSGNPRPKAAGKR, encoded by the coding sequence ATGATTGAAGAAGAACCAAAGGCGGCAGCCCCGCAACTCCGCGCCGCACAGCGCTGGAACGTGGTATGGGTCGTGCCCATCCTGGCGGTGCTCATCGGCGGCTGGATGCTTTACCGGAGCATCAGCTCTAAGGGGCCGGAGGTGCGTATCCGCTTTGAGACGGCGGATGGCATCGTCGCGGGGAAAACGGAGCTGCGCTGCCGCTCGGTGAACGTGGGCAAGGTCACGCGGGTGGAACTCGCCGAGGATCTGAACTCGGTGCTGGTCTATTGCACCCTTGATGCGGGAAACGAAAAACTGCTCCGCAAGGGATCGCGCTTCTGGGTGGTGCGCCCGCGGGTCTCGGCGGCGGATATCTCCGGCCTCGGCACGCTCCTCACCGGGGTGTATATCGAGCTCGAACCCGGCTCCGGGGCGCTCGGCCCGAGGAAATGGAAGGGCAGGGAGACTCCGCCCGCCACCAACCGCAGCGTCCCCGGACGCAGGATCACCCTGGTCTCCGAACACGCCGGATCGCTCTCCGTCGGCTCCTCCGTCTATTACCGGGGATACGATGTGGGCCGGGTGGAAAGCCGCAAGCTCGATCCGGACGGGCGCCGCATCCTCTATGAGATTTTCATACGCGAGCAGTACCAGGGGCTGGTGAGGACAAACACGAAGTTCTGGAACACCAGCGGCATCAGTGTCGCAGCGGGCGTGGACGGCTTCAAGGTCAGGACACCTTCCATCCAAGCCATGGTCGCGGGCGGGGTTTCCTTTGCGATCCAGGAAGGCGTGGACCCCGGAGCGCTCGCAGAGGACGGCATGATCTTCGACCTGCATGAGGATGAGGATGCGGCGAACTCTTCCACCTTCGAGCCGACCCTGCGCCTGCTGCTGCTTTTCGACCAGAGCGTGCGCGGGCTTTCCCAGTCCGCCCCCGTGGAGTACCGCGGCATTGTCATCGGCCGGGTGACGAACATCTCCTTCGATTTCGTGCCGGACAGGGACAACCAGAAGGTGCCCGTGCTTGTGGAGATCGATCCGAAAGTGCTGCGCCCCGTGGGGTCGGAGACCCCGGAGGAGGACGAGCTGCCCATCCTCGGCGATGCCATCGAGAACGGGCTGCGGGCGACTCTCAAAACCGGCAGCCTGCTCACCGGCGCGATGTATGTCGATTTCGACTACTATCCAGACAGCCCCCGGCAGGAGCTGACCTACAAGGGCGATTACCCCCTTGTCCCCACCATCCCTTCCGGCTTCGCCCAGCTTGAGGTGAAGCTCGCCTCCATCCTGGACAAGATCGACAAGCTCCCCATCGAGGATGCGATGGCGAACATCAACCGGGCGGCCGACGAGGCCGCGACGACCGCCGCCGATGCAAGGGGTGCCCTCCGGGAAATCGAGCAGGCCGCCGCCGCCGCGAAGGCGACCATGGAGGATCCCGATTTCAAAAGCCTCCCCGCAGATGTCAGGCAAACCCTCGCCAAGCTGGACGCGGCGCTTGCCAGCGTCGGCCCGGACGGGAACATCCAGGGCGATCTGCTGCGGACTCTCGACGAGCTGCGCAGCGCGATCCGCTCCATGGAGAGCATGACGGATGTCATCAAGGACAAGCCGAATTCGCTCCTCTTCGGCAAGGAGGATTCGGGAAACCCCAGGCCCAAGGCCGCAGGCAAGCGCTGA
- a CDS encoding DUF1080 domain-containing protein — protein MKTNILSTAAVLCLGLLSACAEEKADADGFKPLFDGKTLAGWNNPYKWGKTEVVDGEIHLTGDNKFFVVTDKEYSNFIFEGQILLPEGKANSGFMFRAHAEPGKVFGYQSEVDGDANRKWSGGLYDEGRRKWFISPIKGDKESEKAFRERAGDTFKRNDWNTYRITCKGNKITIEVNGVVTTDVEDDKDAKGVIGIQHHGEKGQTYKFRNLRIKELD, from the coding sequence ATGAAAACCAACATCCTATCCACCGCCGCCGTGCTATGCCTCGGCCTCCTGTCCGCCTGCGCGGAGGAAAAAGCCGACGCCGATGGCTTCAAGCCACTCTTCGACGGCAAGACCCTCGCAGGCTGGAACAATCCCTACAAGTGGGGCAAGACCGAGGTCGTAGATGGGGAAATCCACCTGACCGGCGACAACAAGTTCTTCGTGGTCACCGACAAGGAATACTCCAATTTTATCTTCGAGGGCCAGATCCTGCTTCCCGAGGGCAAGGCGAACAGCGGCTTCATGTTCCGCGCCCATGCGGAGCCGGGAAAAGTCTTCGGATACCAGTCCGAGGTGGACGGTGATGCGAACCGGAAATGGTCCGGCGGCCTCTACGATGAGGGTCGCAGGAAATGGTTCATCAGCCCGATCAAAGGTGACAAGGAGAGCGAAAAAGCCTTCCGCGAGAGGGCAGGGGATACATTCAAGCGCAACGACTGGAACACCTACCGCATCACCTGCAAGGGCAACAAAATCACCATTGAGGTCAACGGGGTCGTCACCACCGACGTGGAGGACGACAAGGACGCGAAGGGCGTGATCGGCATCCAGCACCACGGCGAAAAGGGGCAGACCTACAAATTCCGCAACCTGCGCATCAAGGAACTCGATTGA
- a CDS encoding single-stranded DNA-binding protein produces MGTSDELILAGRELADELRPLRFSDPVSHTYLTVDYAREGYESYLRKFGDTKKKVLMLGMNPGPYGMAQTGVPFGEIAAVRDWMGLSPEIGKPENEHPKRRITGMACPKSEVSGKRLWGLFSEKFPKAEDFFKDHLVINFCPLIWMKDSGANLTPDKIKAAEMVAVDAACYRHLRRLIEILEPQHLIGVGAYAEKQMLSVKQEIASQASVGKILHPSPASPAANRGWAEAAERQLAELGVW; encoded by the coding sequence ATGGGCACGAGCGACGAGCTGATCCTCGCCGGCCGCGAACTCGCTGACGAGCTGCGCCCTCTGCGCTTTTCCGATCCCGTCTCGCATACCTACCTGACCGTCGATTACGCACGAGAGGGCTATGAGTCCTACCTGCGGAAATTCGGCGACACGAAAAAGAAAGTCCTCATGCTCGGCATGAACCCCGGCCCCTACGGGATGGCGCAGACCGGGGTGCCCTTCGGGGAAATCGCCGCCGTGAGGGATTGGATGGGGCTTTCCCCGGAGATCGGGAAACCGGAGAACGAGCACCCGAAGCGGAGGATCACCGGCATGGCCTGCCCGAAGTCCGAGGTGAGCGGGAAAAGGTTGTGGGGATTGTTTTCCGAAAAGTTCCCCAAGGCGGAGGACTTTTTCAAAGACCACCTGGTCATTAATTTCTGTCCGCTCATCTGGATGAAGGACAGCGGCGCGAACCTGACGCCTGACAAGATCAAGGCCGCCGAGATGGTCGCTGTGGATGCCGCCTGCTACAGGCACCTCCGCCGCCTCATCGAGATTCTCGAGCCGCAGCATCTGATCGGCGTTGGCGCGTATGCGGAAAAGCAGATGCTCTCGGTGAAGCAAGAGATCGCATCGCAGGCTTCCGTCGGAAAAATCCTACACCCATCCCCCGCATCGCCTGCCGCGAACCGTGGCTGGGCGGAGGCTGCGGAAAGGCAGCTCGCGGAGCTGGGCGTGTGGTAG
- a CDS encoding sugar kinase, with product MPLTIKPKSECAFDQISLGEVMLRLDPGEGRIRTARSFQAWEGGGEYNTSRGLRKCFGYKTAVVTAFVDNEVGHLIEDFIMQGGVATDFIQWRGDDGIGRSVRNGLNFTERGFGIRGAVGNPDRGNTAASQLKPGDVDWDHIFGKLGVRWFHTGGIYAALSESTAEVTVEAVKAANRYGTIVSYDLNYRPSLWKTIGGLDKAREVNREIAKYVDVMIGNEEDFTASLGFEVEGVDHNISSIELDAFKAMIETAVKEFPNFKVAATTLRGVKTATINDWSAILWHEGKFHESRKYDDLEILDRVGGGDSFASGVQFGFMEFNDAQKAVEYGAAHGALASTTPGDTSMATRSEVEKQISGGGARVVR from the coding sequence ATGCCTTTGACCATCAAGCCGAAATCCGAATGTGCCTTTGACCAGATTTCCCTCGGGGAAGTGATGCTCCGCCTTGATCCGGGCGAGGGACGCATCCGCACGGCGCGCAGCTTCCAGGCCTGGGAGGGCGGCGGCGAATACAACACCTCGCGGGGTTTGCGGAAATGCTTCGGCTACAAGACGGCGGTGGTGACTGCCTTCGTTGACAACGAGGTCGGGCACCTGATCGAGGATTTCATCATGCAGGGCGGGGTCGCCACCGATTTCATCCAGTGGCGCGGGGATGACGGAATCGGCCGGTCTGTTAGAAACGGCCTGAATTTCACCGAGCGCGGTTTCGGCATCCGTGGCGCTGTCGGAAATCCCGATCGTGGAAATACGGCGGCCTCCCAGCTCAAGCCGGGCGATGTCGATTGGGATCACATTTTCGGGAAACTCGGTGTCCGCTGGTTCCATACCGGCGGGATCTATGCGGCGCTTTCCGAAAGCACCGCCGAGGTCACCGTCGAGGCGGTCAAGGCGGCAAACAGATACGGCACCATCGTTTCCTACGATCTCAACTACCGCCCCTCGCTCTGGAAGACCATAGGCGGCCTCGACAAGGCGCGCGAGGTGAACCGTGAGATCGCGAAATACGTGGATGTCATGATCGGCAACGAGGAGGATTTCACCGCATCGCTCGGCTTCGAGGTCGAGGGCGTGGACCACAACATCTCCTCCATCGAGCTCGACGCCTTCAAGGCGATGATCGAAACGGCGGTGAAGGAATTCCCGAACTTCAAGGTCGCCGCCACCACCCTGCGCGGGGTGAAAACGGCAACGATCAACGATTGGTCCGCCATCCTCTGGCATGAGGGCAAGTTCCACGAATCCCGCAAATACGACGACCTTGAGATCCTCGACCGCGTCGGCGGAGGGGATTCCTTCGCCTCCGGCGTGCAGTTCGGTTTCATGGAGTTCAACGACGCGCAGAAAGCGGTCGAGTATGGCGCAGCCCACGGCGCGCTGGCTTCCACAACCCCCGGCGACACCTCGATGGCCACCCGCAGCGAAGTGGAGAAACAGATCTCCGGCGGCGGCGCGCGGGTGGTGCGGTAG
- a CDS encoding arsenate reductase ArsC, producing MKPPAILILCTGNSCRSHLAEAILRQALGDGFRVESAGSNPAGYVHPLAIRALGEIGIDATGHHSKHMNLFLDDQVETVITVCGNADQACPVFPGQLNRHHWPFEDPAHATGGEEEQLAVFRRVRDEIRSVFSAYAAGRLDSLPARQTAGP from the coding sequence ATGAAGCCACCCGCCATCCTCATCCTCTGCACCGGCAATTCCTGCCGCTCCCACCTCGCCGAAGCCATCCTCCGCCAAGCCCTGGGCGATGGCTTCCGCGTCGAAAGCGCCGGCTCCAACCCCGCCGGATACGTCCATCCGCTGGCGATCCGCGCACTCGGGGAAATCGGCATCGACGCCACCGGCCACCATTCGAAGCACATGAACCTTTTCCTCGATGACCAGGTGGAAACCGTGATCACCGTCTGCGGCAACGCCGACCAGGCATGCCCGGTGTTCCCGGGCCAGCTGAACCGCCACCATTGGCCCTTCGAGGATCCCGCCCATGCCACCGGCGGTGAGGAGGAGCAGCTCGCCGTCTTCCGCCGTGTGCGAGATGAGATCCGCTCCGTCTTTTCCGCCTATGCGGCCGGCAGGCTCGATTCCTTGCCCGCCCGCCAAACGGCCGGCCCGTAG
- a CDS encoding paraquat-inducible protein A, producing MNGPAKYPPRGLSKGLAGCHVCEKVSPVSLGHCPRCGSHLHLRKPDSLNRTIALVIAAAVMYIPANTLPIMSVRELGVLTESTIMQGLVQFWQARSYPIAIVIFTASLLIPILKIFSLLWLCAAAKGMVPHSSKVLGRVYWVTELLGRWSMVDIFVVAILVTMVQLGNYMRITPGPGALAFAAVVILTMFAAMSFDPKLLWDQLEREQAEAARQPLSEND from the coding sequence ATGAACGGCCCGGCTAAATATCCACCGAGGGGCTTGTCCAAAGGCTTGGCGGGCTGCCATGTCTGCGAAAAAGTCTCTCCGGTTTCCCTGGGGCATTGCCCGCGCTGCGGCAGCCACCTGCACCTGCGCAAGCCGGACAGCCTCAACCGCACCATCGCCCTAGTGATTGCGGCAGCCGTCATGTACATCCCGGCGAATACGCTGCCCATCATGAGTGTCCGCGAGCTGGGCGTCCTTACGGAAAGCACCATCATGCAAGGCCTCGTGCAGTTCTGGCAGGCGCGCTCCTACCCCATCGCGATTGTCATTTTCACCGCCTCCCTGCTCATCCCGATCCTGAAAATTTTCTCTCTGCTATGGCTCTGCGCTGCGGCCAAGGGCATGGTGCCACACTCCTCGAAAGTCCTCGGACGGGTCTATTGGGTCACGGAGTTGCTGGGGCGCTGGTCCATGGTGGATATCTTCGTGGTCGCCATCCTTGTCACCATGGTGCAGCTGGGAAATTACATGCGCATCACCCCCGGCCCCGGAGCATTGGCCTTTGCCGCGGTCGTCATCCTCACCATGTTTGCAGCAATGAGCTTTGACCCGAAACTGCTTTGGGATCAACTTGAACGCGAGCAGGCCGAAGCGGCTCGCCAACCACTTTCCGAAAATGATTGA
- the arsB gene encoding ACR3 family arsenite efflux transporter produces MNLFERQLTLWVGLCIVAGIALGKIAPDLAKTLDGMSIMVNGAPVVSIPIAICLFFMMYPIMVKIDFGEVVKASRNPKPVLLTLIVNWGVKPFIMLAIATLFLGGFFKDLLPGTEVVKDGSTVELYRSYIAGAILLGIAPCTAMVLVWGHLAKGNQGLTLVMVAINSLTMLFLYGLLGGWLLGVNKMPVPWEALLLSVGIYVALPLVAGYFSRVWIMKAKGPEWFAEKFLRYLTPVSITALLATLVLLFSFKGETILANPLTILWIAIPLTIQTILIFAITYAAAKLLHFSYEDAAPSALIGASNHFEVAIATAVMLFGLSSGAALATVVGVLIEVPLMLMLVRFCQRTKGWFGAGAATH; encoded by the coding sequence ATGAACCTCTTCGAACGCCAGCTCACCCTCTGGGTCGGACTCTGCATCGTTGCCGGGATCGCCCTCGGCAAGATCGCGCCCGACCTCGCGAAAACCCTCGACGGGATGTCCATCATGGTCAACGGCGCGCCGGTCGTTTCCATCCCCATCGCCATCTGCCTGTTCTTCATGATGTATCCCATCATGGTGAAAATCGACTTCGGCGAGGTGGTGAAAGCCAGCCGCAACCCCAAGCCGGTGCTGCTAACGCTGATCGTGAACTGGGGGGTGAAACCCTTCATCATGCTCGCCATCGCCACCCTGTTCCTCGGCGGATTTTTCAAGGATCTCCTGCCCGGCACCGAGGTCGTGAAAGACGGCTCCACCGTGGAACTCTACCGCTCCTACATCGCCGGAGCCATTCTGTTAGGCATCGCGCCCTGCACCGCGATGGTGCTGGTCTGGGGGCACCTCGCCAAAGGCAACCAAGGCCTCACGCTGGTGATGGTCGCGATCAATTCCCTGACCATGCTTTTCCTTTACGGCCTGCTCGGCGGTTGGCTGCTGGGAGTGAACAAAATGCCCGTGCCGTGGGAGGCGCTGCTGCTCTCCGTCGGCATCTACGTCGCCCTGCCGCTGGTGGCCGGATATTTTTCCCGCGTCTGGATCATGAAAGCCAAGGGGCCGGAATGGTTTGCGGAAAAATTCCTCCGCTACCTCACGCCCGTTTCCATCACCGCCCTGCTCGCCACGCTTGTGCTGCTTTTCAGTTTCAAGGGCGAGACCATCCTCGCCAACCCGCTCACCATACTCTGGATCGCCATCCCGCTGACCATCCAGACCATCCTCATTTTCGCCATCACCTACGCCGCCGCGAAACTACTGCATTTCTCGTACGAAGACGCCGCGCCCTCCGCGCTGATCGGCGCTTCCAACCACTTCGAGGTCGCCATCGCCACCGCCGTCATGCTTTTCGGACTCAGCTCAGGAGCCGCGCTGGCCACCGTCGTCGGAGTCCTCATCGAGGTGCCGCTCATGCTCATGCTCGTCCGTTTCTGCCAGCGCACCAAAGGCTGGTTCGGAGCAGGGGCCGCCACTCACTGA
- a CDS encoding paraquat-inducible protein A, with the protein MRTRLSILSWPKPKGGPHHALCHYCDTLHLADPIAEGSRASCVRCGATLFQNRPASLVRVTAFSLTALVLMFFVHSAPFVDMDAAGMRTILTLPGAAMALIDEGYLLVGCGVALFTIITPLVLAGGLVYVCGPLMFGRSAPGAMFVTRWMSRSEPWNMIEVFLLGVLVSLLKLGGLADLHFGLGFWAFTALMLCMAAAVAAIDKRELWDRLEVAMSE; encoded by the coding sequence TTGAGAACACGCCTTTCCATACTCAGCTGGCCGAAGCCGAAAGGCGGTCCGCACCACGCGCTCTGCCACTACTGCGACACGCTGCATCTGGCCGATCCCATCGCGGAGGGCTCGCGGGCGAGCTGCGTGCGCTGCGGAGCCACGCTTTTCCAGAACAGGCCGGCTTCGCTGGTGCGGGTCACGGCGTTTTCGCTCACCGCGCTGGTGCTCATGTTCTTCGTCCACAGCGCCCCCTTCGTGGACATGGACGCCGCCGGGATGCGCACCATCCTCACGCTGCCGGGTGCCGCGATGGCACTCATAGATGAGGGCTATCTGCTCGTAGGTTGCGGGGTGGCGCTTTTCACCATCATCACCCCGCTCGTCCTCGCCGGCGGACTCGTCTATGTCTGCGGGCCGCTGATGTTCGGGCGCAGCGCTCCCGGCGCGATGTTCGTCACCCGCTGGATGAGCCGCTCGGAACCATGGAACATGATCGAGGTTTTCCTGCTGGGCGTGCTCGTCAGCCTGCTGAAGCTCGGCGGCCTTGCCGACCTGCATTTCGGCCTGGGCTTCTGGGCTTTCACCGCCCTCATGCTGTGCATGGCGGCCGCCGTCGCGGCCATCGACAAGCGCGAGCTGTGGGATCGCCTGGAGGTGGCGATGTCGGAATGA
- a CDS encoding winged helix-turn-helix transcriptional regulator produces MNSAPTFFRALGDDTRWRIVRLVMDRALCVCELADILGMPQSSVSSHVQIIRKAGLLESERCGKWTYFRIHAKHHPLLTHLIENLPVGTAHKTDLKKAKARLAGRAGSCCPGPAKLA; encoded by the coding sequence ATGAATTCCGCCCCCACTTTCTTCCGCGCCCTCGGCGATGACACCCGCTGGCGCATCGTCCGGCTGGTGATGGATCGCGCGCTCTGCGTCTGCGAGCTGGCGGACATCCTCGGAATGCCGCAATCCTCCGTTTCCAGCCATGTCCAGATCATCCGCAAGGCCGGCCTGCTGGAGAGCGAACGCTGCGGCAAATGGACATATTTCCGCATCCACGCAAAACACCATCCGCTTCTCACCCATCTCATCGAAAACCTCCCTGTCGGCACCGCGCACAAGACCGACCTGAAAAAGGCCAAGGCCCGCCTCGCCGGGCGCGCCGGAAGCTGCTGCCCCGGCCCGGCCAAACTCGCCTGA